From Nitrososphaerales archaeon, one genomic window encodes:
- a CDS encoding type II toxin-antitoxin system HicB family antitoxin, protein MAVYNFTIRVKREEDSGWYIVRCEELPGAISQGKNLDEAMNNIKEAIIGYIEAFPEEFEKIRESIEIKNKEAAHKLPLEIST, encoded by the coding sequence ATGGCAGTCTACAACTTCACCATTAGGGTAAAAAGAGAGGAAGATAGTGGTTGGTATATAGTACGATGCGAAGAGCTTCCTGGGGCAATTAGCCAAGGTAAGAATCTTGATGAGGCCATGAATAACATAAAAGAAGCAATTATTGGTTACATTGAAGCCTTTCCAGAGGAATTTGAAAAGATTCGTGAAAGTATAGAAATAAAGAATAAGGAAGCGGCACATAAACTGCCCCTTGAAATCTCCACGTAA
- a CDS encoding type II toxin-antitoxin system HicA family toxin produces MKSPRKLPVLSWKEVIRVLERLGYQYKHGRGSHMFFSDGTHRVAVPRHNEIRPGTLLEIIDQMGLTKEEFLEMLKV; encoded by the coding sequence TTGAAATCTCCACGTAAACTTCCCGTCCTTTCATGGAAAGAAGTTATCAGGGTTTTGGAAAGATTAGGTTATCAGTATAAGCATGGAAGGGGTTCTCATATGTTCTTTTCAGATGGTACGCATAGGGTAGCTGTACCCAGGCATAACGAAATTAGACCTGGAACGCTGCTGGAGATAATAGACCAGATGGGATTGACAAAAGAAGAGTTCCTTGAGATGCTCAAGGTTTGA